A genome region from Panthera uncia isolate 11264 chromosome A3 unlocalized genomic scaffold, Puncia_PCG_1.0 HiC_scaffold_11, whole genome shotgun sequence includes the following:
- the SLC4A11 gene encoding solute carrier family 4 member 11 isoform X3 — MAPGCEERVGGAAMCRQEGPRPESSSEMSQNGFVEDVVGYLKCDMDDASETREENLGDEAFDTVTSSIVSGESIRFFVNVNLEVQPAQAAESESPGGCGLLHTSRKYLKLKNFEEEVRAHRDLDGFLARASIILNETATSLDDVLRAMLSRLAHDPHNTEPDCNLRLFMAMLFTDAGAPMEGKAHLLSDTIQGVTATATGVQYQQSWICIICTSKALQKRHVCISRLVRPQNWGENSCEVRFVILVLAPPKMKSTKTAAEVGRTFATMFLDITFRQKLLNTRTEEEFKEALVHQRQLLTMERQRSSIGTKGYMNSISIHKSPQPPKQKDFLPMGKGIREDIARRFPVYPLDFTDGIIGKNKAVGKYITTTLFLYFACLLPTIAFGSLNDENTNGAIDVQKTIAGQSIGGLLYALFSGQPLVVLLTTAPLALYIQVISGICDDYDLDFNTFYAWTGLWNSFFLALYSLFNLSLLMSLFKRSTEEIIALFISITFMLDAVKGMVKIFQKYYYDNFGNHHEDSTSMVSLLDLGTSLNTSLNTSLHTALNTSLLASPLEFTSVSGPGTEHPGRETAVLSLLIMLGTLWLSYTLYQFKKSPYLHPYMREILSDCALPISVLTFSLICSYGFREIKMSQFRYNPSKSLFEVAEMHSLSLGAVTSAMGLGFLLSLLFFIEQNLVAALANAPENRLVKGTAYHWDLLLIAIINSGLSLFGLPWIHAAYPHSPLHVRALAMVEERVENGHIYETIVNVKETRLTTLGASILVGFSLLLLPFPLQWIPKPVLYGLFLYIALTSIDGNQLFERVALLLKDQTSYPPTHYIRRVPQRKIHYFTGLQVVQLLLLCAFGMSNLPYMKMIFPLIMIVMIPIRYNLLPRIIEAKYLDVMDAEH; from the exons ATGGCCCCTGGGTGCGAAGAAAGAGTAGGAGGCGCCGCGATGTGCCGCCAGGAAGGCCCCCGCCCAG AGTCCTCTTCCGAAATGTCCCAGAATGGATTCGTTGAGGATGTAGTAG GCTACCTCAAGTGTGACATGGACGATGCCTCGGAAACCCGTGAGGAGAACCTGGGTGATGAGGCCTTCGACACGGTCACCTCCTCCATTGTGTCTGGCGAGAGCATCCGTTTTTTTGTCAACGTCAACCTGGAGGTGCAGCCCGCCCAGGCTG CCGAGAGTGAGTCGCCGGGCGGCTGCGGGCTCCTACACACCTCCCGCAAG TACCTGAAGTTAAAGAACTTTGAGGAAGAGGTACGTGCACACCGGGACCTTGACGGCTTCCTGGCACGGGCCAGCATCATCCTGAACGAGACGGCTACCTCGCTGGATGATGTGCTGCGGGCCATGCTGTCCCGCTTAGCCCACGACCCCCACAACACCGAGCCCGACTGCAATTTGCGCCTGTTCATGGCCATGCTCTTCACGGATGCCGGGGCTCCCATGGAGGGTAAAG CCCACCTGCTGTCAGACACCATCCAAGGGGTCACTGCCACGGCCACAGGGGTGCAATACCAGCAGTCCTGGATCTGCATCAT CTGTACCTCCAAGGCCCTGCAGAAGCGGCACGTGTGCATCAGCCGGCTGGTTCGCCCACAGAACTGGGGGGAGAACTCGTGTGAGGTGCGATTCGTCATCCTGGTGCTGGCCCCGCCCAAGATG AAAAGCACCAAGACTGCAGCTGAGGTGGGGCGCACATTCGCCACCATGTTCTTGGACATCACCTTCCGCCAGAAGCTCCTGAACACCCGCACGGAGGAAGAATTCAAGGAGGCTCTGGTGCATCAGAGACAGCTGCTCACCATGGAGAGGCAGCGTTCATCCATCGGGACAAAGGGTTACATGAACTCCATCAGCATACACAAATCCCCACAG CCCCCGAAGCAAAAGGACTTTCTCCCTATGGGGAAGGGCATCCGGGAGGACATTGCCCGCAGATTCCCTGTGTACCCACTGGACTTCACTGACG GCATTATCGGCAAAAATAAGGCTGTGGGCAAATACATCACCACCACCCTGTTCCTCTACTTTGCCTGCCTCCTGCCTACCATCGCTTTTGGGTCCCTCAACGATGAGAACACGAACGGGGCCATCG ATGTGCAGAAAACCATAGCAGGGCAGAGCATTGGAGGCCTCTTGTACGCACTCTTCTCTGGGCAGCCGCTGGTGGTACTGCTGACCACTGCGCCCCTGGCCCTCTACATCCAAG TAATTTCTGGCATCTGTGACGACTACGATCTGGACTTCAACACCTTCTACGCGTGGACGGGCCTGTGGAACAGTTTCTTTCTCGCGCTTTATTCCCTCTTCAACCTCAGCCTGCTCATGAGTCTCTTCAAGAG GTCAACAGAAGAGATCATTGCCCTGTTCATTTCCATCACGTTCATGCTGGATGCTGTCAAGGGCATGGTTAAAA TCTTCCAGAAGTACTACTATGACAACTTTGGGAACCACCATGAAGACAGCACTTCTATGGTGAGCCTGCTGGACCTCGGCACCAGCCTCAACACCAGCCTCAACACCAGCCTCCACACCGCCCTCAACACCAGCCTCCTGGCGAGCCCCCTGGAGTTCACCTCCGTAAGCGGCCCTGGTACTGAGCACCCGGGCCGGGAGACTGCTGTACTGAGCCTCCTGATCATGCTGGGCACGCTGTGGCTGAGCTACACCCTCTACCAGTTCAAGAAGAG CCCCTACCTGCACCCCTACATGAGGGAGATCCTGTCAGACTGTGCCTTGCCCATCTCGGTGCTCACCTTCTCCCTCATCTGCTCCTACGGCTTCCGGGAAATTAAAA TGAGCCAGTTCCGCTACAACCCCAGCAAGAGCCTGTTTGAGGTAGCCGAGATGCACTCCCTGTCCCTGGGCGCCGTCACCAGTGCCATGGGCCTGGGCTTCCTGCTCTCCTTGCTCTTCTTCATTGAGCAGAACCTGGTGGCTGCCTTGGCTAATGCCCCAGAGAACAG GCTGGTGAAGGGCACCGCCTACCACTGGGACCTCCTGCTCATCGCCATCATCAACAGTGGGCTGTCTCTGTTTGGGCTGCCCTGGATCCATGCCGcctacccccactccccactgcaCGTGCGGGCATTGGCCATGGTGGAGGAGCGTGTGGAGAACGGGCACATTTACGAGAC GATCGTGAATGTGAAGGAGACACGGCTGACTACGCTGGGTGCCAGCATCCTGGTGGGCTtctccctcctgctgctgcccttccccctgcagTGGATCCCCAAGCCGGTGCTCTACGGCCTCTTCCTCTACATCGCGCTCACCTCCATTGACGGTAACCAGCTCTTTGAGCGCGTGGCCCTGCTGCTCAAGGACCAG ACCTCGTACCCGCCCACCCACTACATCCGGAGGGTGCCCCAGCGGAAGATCCACTACTTCACGGGCCTGCAGGTCGTGCAGCTGCTGCTGCTCTGTGCCTTTGGCATGAGCAACCTGCCCTACATGAAGATGATCTTCCCCCTCATCATGATCGTCATGATCCCCATCCG CTACAACCTGCTGCCCCGAATCATTGAAGCCAAGTACCTGGACGTCATGGATGCTGAACACTGA
- the SLC4A11 gene encoding solute carrier family 4 member 11 isoform X4, whose product MAPGCEERVGGAAMCRQEGPRPESSSEMSQNGFVEDVVAESESPGGCGLLHTSRKYLKLKNFEEEVRAHRDLDGFLARASIILNETATSLDDVLRAMLSRLAHDPHNTEPDCNLRLFMAMLFTDAGAPMEGKAHLLSDTIQGVTATATGVQYQQSWICIICTSKALQKRHVCISRLVRPQNWGENSCEVRFVILVLAPPKMKSTKTAAEVGRTFATMFLDITFRQKLLNTRTEEEFKEALVHQRQLLTMERQRSSIGTKGYMNSISIHKSPQPPKQKDFLPMGKGIREDIARRFPVYPLDFTDGIIGKNKAVGKYITTTLFLYFACLLPTIAFGSLNDENTNGAIDVQKTIAGQSIGGLLYALFSGQPLVVLLTTAPLALYIQVISGICDDYDLDFNTFYAWTGLWNSFFLALYSLFNLSLLMSLFKRSTEEIIALFISITFMLDAVKGMVKIFQKYYYDNFGNHHEDSTSMVSLLDLGTSLNTSLNTSLHTALNTSLLASPLEFTSVSGPGTEHPGRETAVLSLLIMLGTLWLSYTLYQFKKSPYLHPYMREILSDCALPISVLTFSLICSYGFREIKMSQFRYNPSKSLFEVAEMHSLSLGAVTSAMGLGFLLSLLFFIEQNLVAALANAPENRLVKGTAYHWDLLLIAIINSGLSLFGLPWIHAAYPHSPLHVRALAMVEERVENGHIYETIVNVKETRLTTLGASILVGFSLLLLPFPLQWIPKPVLYGLFLYIALTSIDGNQLFERVALLLKDQTSYPPTHYIRRVPQRKIHYFTGLQVVQLLLLCAFGMSNLPYMKMIFPLIMIVMIPIRYNLLPRIIEAKYLDVMDAEH is encoded by the exons ATGGCCCCTGGGTGCGAAGAAAGAGTAGGAGGCGCCGCGATGTGCCGCCAGGAAGGCCCCCGCCCAG AGTCCTCTTCCGAAATGTCCCAGAATGGATTCGTTGAGGATGTAGTAG CCGAGAGTGAGTCGCCGGGCGGCTGCGGGCTCCTACACACCTCCCGCAAG TACCTGAAGTTAAAGAACTTTGAGGAAGAGGTACGTGCACACCGGGACCTTGACGGCTTCCTGGCACGGGCCAGCATCATCCTGAACGAGACGGCTACCTCGCTGGATGATGTGCTGCGGGCCATGCTGTCCCGCTTAGCCCACGACCCCCACAACACCGAGCCCGACTGCAATTTGCGCCTGTTCATGGCCATGCTCTTCACGGATGCCGGGGCTCCCATGGAGGGTAAAG CCCACCTGCTGTCAGACACCATCCAAGGGGTCACTGCCACGGCCACAGGGGTGCAATACCAGCAGTCCTGGATCTGCATCAT CTGTACCTCCAAGGCCCTGCAGAAGCGGCACGTGTGCATCAGCCGGCTGGTTCGCCCACAGAACTGGGGGGAGAACTCGTGTGAGGTGCGATTCGTCATCCTGGTGCTGGCCCCGCCCAAGATG AAAAGCACCAAGACTGCAGCTGAGGTGGGGCGCACATTCGCCACCATGTTCTTGGACATCACCTTCCGCCAGAAGCTCCTGAACACCCGCACGGAGGAAGAATTCAAGGAGGCTCTGGTGCATCAGAGACAGCTGCTCACCATGGAGAGGCAGCGTTCATCCATCGGGACAAAGGGTTACATGAACTCCATCAGCATACACAAATCCCCACAG CCCCCGAAGCAAAAGGACTTTCTCCCTATGGGGAAGGGCATCCGGGAGGACATTGCCCGCAGATTCCCTGTGTACCCACTGGACTTCACTGACG GCATTATCGGCAAAAATAAGGCTGTGGGCAAATACATCACCACCACCCTGTTCCTCTACTTTGCCTGCCTCCTGCCTACCATCGCTTTTGGGTCCCTCAACGATGAGAACACGAACGGGGCCATCG ATGTGCAGAAAACCATAGCAGGGCAGAGCATTGGAGGCCTCTTGTACGCACTCTTCTCTGGGCAGCCGCTGGTGGTACTGCTGACCACTGCGCCCCTGGCCCTCTACATCCAAG TAATTTCTGGCATCTGTGACGACTACGATCTGGACTTCAACACCTTCTACGCGTGGACGGGCCTGTGGAACAGTTTCTTTCTCGCGCTTTATTCCCTCTTCAACCTCAGCCTGCTCATGAGTCTCTTCAAGAG GTCAACAGAAGAGATCATTGCCCTGTTCATTTCCATCACGTTCATGCTGGATGCTGTCAAGGGCATGGTTAAAA TCTTCCAGAAGTACTACTATGACAACTTTGGGAACCACCATGAAGACAGCACTTCTATGGTGAGCCTGCTGGACCTCGGCACCAGCCTCAACACCAGCCTCAACACCAGCCTCCACACCGCCCTCAACACCAGCCTCCTGGCGAGCCCCCTGGAGTTCACCTCCGTAAGCGGCCCTGGTACTGAGCACCCGGGCCGGGAGACTGCTGTACTGAGCCTCCTGATCATGCTGGGCACGCTGTGGCTGAGCTACACCCTCTACCAGTTCAAGAAGAG CCCCTACCTGCACCCCTACATGAGGGAGATCCTGTCAGACTGTGCCTTGCCCATCTCGGTGCTCACCTTCTCCCTCATCTGCTCCTACGGCTTCCGGGAAATTAAAA TGAGCCAGTTCCGCTACAACCCCAGCAAGAGCCTGTTTGAGGTAGCCGAGATGCACTCCCTGTCCCTGGGCGCCGTCACCAGTGCCATGGGCCTGGGCTTCCTGCTCTCCTTGCTCTTCTTCATTGAGCAGAACCTGGTGGCTGCCTTGGCTAATGCCCCAGAGAACAG GCTGGTGAAGGGCACCGCCTACCACTGGGACCTCCTGCTCATCGCCATCATCAACAGTGGGCTGTCTCTGTTTGGGCTGCCCTGGATCCATGCCGcctacccccactccccactgcaCGTGCGGGCATTGGCCATGGTGGAGGAGCGTGTGGAGAACGGGCACATTTACGAGAC GATCGTGAATGTGAAGGAGACACGGCTGACTACGCTGGGTGCCAGCATCCTGGTGGGCTtctccctcctgctgctgcccttccccctgcagTGGATCCCCAAGCCGGTGCTCTACGGCCTCTTCCTCTACATCGCGCTCACCTCCATTGACGGTAACCAGCTCTTTGAGCGCGTGGCCCTGCTGCTCAAGGACCAG ACCTCGTACCCGCCCACCCACTACATCCGGAGGGTGCCCCAGCGGAAGATCCACTACTTCACGGGCCTGCAGGTCGTGCAGCTGCTGCTGCTCTGTGCCTTTGGCATGAGCAACCTGCCCTACATGAAGATGATCTTCCCCCTCATCATGATCGTCATGATCCCCATCCG CTACAACCTGCTGCCCCGAATCATTGAAGCCAAGTACCTGGACGTCATGGATGCTGAACACTGA
- the SLC4A11 gene encoding solute carrier family 4 member 11 isoform X1: MSPPGDPRRVRLGATARVIGVDGPWVRRKSRRRRDVPPGRPPPRCWAWPRNSASGRPGRPAATRRVEGRAPSQQSRRPVLSSKSSESCEESSSEMSQNGFVEDVVGYLKCDMDDASETREENLGDEAFDTVTSSIVSGESIRFFVNVNLEVQPAQAAESESPGGCGLLHTSRKYLKLKNFEEEVRAHRDLDGFLARASIILNETATSLDDVLRAMLSRLAHDPHNTEPDCNLRLFMAMLFTDAGAPMEGKAHLLSDTIQGVTATATGVQYQQSWICIICTSKALQKRHVCISRLVRPQNWGENSCEVRFVILVLAPPKMKSTKTAAEVGRTFATMFLDITFRQKLLNTRTEEEFKEALVHQRQLLTMERQRSSIGTKGYMNSISIHKSPQPPKQKDFLPMGKGIREDIARRFPVYPLDFTDGIIGKNKAVGKYITTTLFLYFACLLPTIAFGSLNDENTNGAIDVQKTIAGQSIGGLLYALFSGQPLVVLLTTAPLALYIQVISGICDDYDLDFNTFYAWTGLWNSFFLALYSLFNLSLLMSLFKRSTEEIIALFISITFMLDAVKGMVKIFQKYYYDNFGNHHEDSTSMVSLLDLGTSLNTSLNTSLHTALNTSLLASPLEFTSVSGPGTEHPGRETAVLSLLIMLGTLWLSYTLYQFKKSPYLHPYMREILSDCALPISVLTFSLICSYGFREIKMSQFRYNPSKSLFEVAEMHSLSLGAVTSAMGLGFLLSLLFFIEQNLVAALANAPENRLVKGTAYHWDLLLIAIINSGLSLFGLPWIHAAYPHSPLHVRALAMVEERVENGHIYETIVNVKETRLTTLGASILVGFSLLLLPFPLQWIPKPVLYGLFLYIALTSIDGNQLFERVALLLKDQTSYPPTHYIRRVPQRKIHYFTGLQVVQLLLLCAFGMSNLPYMKMIFPLIMIVMIPIRYNLLPRIIEAKYLDVMDAEH, encoded by the exons ATGTCGCCCCCCGGTGACCCCAGGCGTGTGCGGTTGGGGGCGACTGCACGTGTGATAGGTGTTGATGGCCCCTGGGTGCGAAGAAAGAGTAGGAGGCGCCGCGATGTGCCGCCAGGAAGGCCCCCGCCCAGGTGCTGGGCTTGGCCGCGAAACAGCGCGAGCGGGAGGCCAGGGAGGCCGGCTGCTACAAGGAGGGTGGAGGGACGGGCCCCCTCCCAACAGTCTCGGCGGCCTGTGCTGAGTAGCAAAAGCAGCGAATCCTGCGAGG AGTCCTCTTCCGAAATGTCCCAGAATGGATTCGTTGAGGATGTAGTAG GCTACCTCAAGTGTGACATGGACGATGCCTCGGAAACCCGTGAGGAGAACCTGGGTGATGAGGCCTTCGACACGGTCACCTCCTCCATTGTGTCTGGCGAGAGCATCCGTTTTTTTGTCAACGTCAACCTGGAGGTGCAGCCCGCCCAGGCTG CCGAGAGTGAGTCGCCGGGCGGCTGCGGGCTCCTACACACCTCCCGCAAG TACCTGAAGTTAAAGAACTTTGAGGAAGAGGTACGTGCACACCGGGACCTTGACGGCTTCCTGGCACGGGCCAGCATCATCCTGAACGAGACGGCTACCTCGCTGGATGATGTGCTGCGGGCCATGCTGTCCCGCTTAGCCCACGACCCCCACAACACCGAGCCCGACTGCAATTTGCGCCTGTTCATGGCCATGCTCTTCACGGATGCCGGGGCTCCCATGGAGGGTAAAG CCCACCTGCTGTCAGACACCATCCAAGGGGTCACTGCCACGGCCACAGGGGTGCAATACCAGCAGTCCTGGATCTGCATCAT CTGTACCTCCAAGGCCCTGCAGAAGCGGCACGTGTGCATCAGCCGGCTGGTTCGCCCACAGAACTGGGGGGAGAACTCGTGTGAGGTGCGATTCGTCATCCTGGTGCTGGCCCCGCCCAAGATG AAAAGCACCAAGACTGCAGCTGAGGTGGGGCGCACATTCGCCACCATGTTCTTGGACATCACCTTCCGCCAGAAGCTCCTGAACACCCGCACGGAGGAAGAATTCAAGGAGGCTCTGGTGCATCAGAGACAGCTGCTCACCATGGAGAGGCAGCGTTCATCCATCGGGACAAAGGGTTACATGAACTCCATCAGCATACACAAATCCCCACAG CCCCCGAAGCAAAAGGACTTTCTCCCTATGGGGAAGGGCATCCGGGAGGACATTGCCCGCAGATTCCCTGTGTACCCACTGGACTTCACTGACG GCATTATCGGCAAAAATAAGGCTGTGGGCAAATACATCACCACCACCCTGTTCCTCTACTTTGCCTGCCTCCTGCCTACCATCGCTTTTGGGTCCCTCAACGATGAGAACACGAACGGGGCCATCG ATGTGCAGAAAACCATAGCAGGGCAGAGCATTGGAGGCCTCTTGTACGCACTCTTCTCTGGGCAGCCGCTGGTGGTACTGCTGACCACTGCGCCCCTGGCCCTCTACATCCAAG TAATTTCTGGCATCTGTGACGACTACGATCTGGACTTCAACACCTTCTACGCGTGGACGGGCCTGTGGAACAGTTTCTTTCTCGCGCTTTATTCCCTCTTCAACCTCAGCCTGCTCATGAGTCTCTTCAAGAG GTCAACAGAAGAGATCATTGCCCTGTTCATTTCCATCACGTTCATGCTGGATGCTGTCAAGGGCATGGTTAAAA TCTTCCAGAAGTACTACTATGACAACTTTGGGAACCACCATGAAGACAGCACTTCTATGGTGAGCCTGCTGGACCTCGGCACCAGCCTCAACACCAGCCTCAACACCAGCCTCCACACCGCCCTCAACACCAGCCTCCTGGCGAGCCCCCTGGAGTTCACCTCCGTAAGCGGCCCTGGTACTGAGCACCCGGGCCGGGAGACTGCTGTACTGAGCCTCCTGATCATGCTGGGCACGCTGTGGCTGAGCTACACCCTCTACCAGTTCAAGAAGAG CCCCTACCTGCACCCCTACATGAGGGAGATCCTGTCAGACTGTGCCTTGCCCATCTCGGTGCTCACCTTCTCCCTCATCTGCTCCTACGGCTTCCGGGAAATTAAAA TGAGCCAGTTCCGCTACAACCCCAGCAAGAGCCTGTTTGAGGTAGCCGAGATGCACTCCCTGTCCCTGGGCGCCGTCACCAGTGCCATGGGCCTGGGCTTCCTGCTCTCCTTGCTCTTCTTCATTGAGCAGAACCTGGTGGCTGCCTTGGCTAATGCCCCAGAGAACAG GCTGGTGAAGGGCACCGCCTACCACTGGGACCTCCTGCTCATCGCCATCATCAACAGTGGGCTGTCTCTGTTTGGGCTGCCCTGGATCCATGCCGcctacccccactccccactgcaCGTGCGGGCATTGGCCATGGTGGAGGAGCGTGTGGAGAACGGGCACATTTACGAGAC GATCGTGAATGTGAAGGAGACACGGCTGACTACGCTGGGTGCCAGCATCCTGGTGGGCTtctccctcctgctgctgcccttccccctgcagTGGATCCCCAAGCCGGTGCTCTACGGCCTCTTCCTCTACATCGCGCTCACCTCCATTGACGGTAACCAGCTCTTTGAGCGCGTGGCCCTGCTGCTCAAGGACCAG ACCTCGTACCCGCCCACCCACTACATCCGGAGGGTGCCCCAGCGGAAGATCCACTACTTCACGGGCCTGCAGGTCGTGCAGCTGCTGCTGCTCTGTGCCTTTGGCATGAGCAACCTGCCCTACATGAAGATGATCTTCCCCCTCATCATGATCGTCATGATCCCCATCCG CTACAACCTGCTGCCCCGAATCATTGAAGCCAAGTACCTGGACGTCATGGATGCTGAACACTGA
- the SLC4A11 gene encoding solute carrier family 4 member 11 isoform X2, translated as MSPPGDPRRVRLGATARVIGVDGPWVRRKSRRRRDVPPGRPPPRCWAWPRNSASGRPGRPAATRRVEGRAPSQQSRRPVLSSKSSESCEESSSEMSQNGFVEDVVAESESPGGCGLLHTSRKYLKLKNFEEEVRAHRDLDGFLARASIILNETATSLDDVLRAMLSRLAHDPHNTEPDCNLRLFMAMLFTDAGAPMEGKAHLLSDTIQGVTATATGVQYQQSWICIICTSKALQKRHVCISRLVRPQNWGENSCEVRFVILVLAPPKMKSTKTAAEVGRTFATMFLDITFRQKLLNTRTEEEFKEALVHQRQLLTMERQRSSIGTKGYMNSISIHKSPQPPKQKDFLPMGKGIREDIARRFPVYPLDFTDGIIGKNKAVGKYITTTLFLYFACLLPTIAFGSLNDENTNGAIDVQKTIAGQSIGGLLYALFSGQPLVVLLTTAPLALYIQVISGICDDYDLDFNTFYAWTGLWNSFFLALYSLFNLSLLMSLFKRSTEEIIALFISITFMLDAVKGMVKIFQKYYYDNFGNHHEDSTSMVSLLDLGTSLNTSLNTSLHTALNTSLLASPLEFTSVSGPGTEHPGRETAVLSLLIMLGTLWLSYTLYQFKKSPYLHPYMREILSDCALPISVLTFSLICSYGFREIKMSQFRYNPSKSLFEVAEMHSLSLGAVTSAMGLGFLLSLLFFIEQNLVAALANAPENRLVKGTAYHWDLLLIAIINSGLSLFGLPWIHAAYPHSPLHVRALAMVEERVENGHIYETIVNVKETRLTTLGASILVGFSLLLLPFPLQWIPKPVLYGLFLYIALTSIDGNQLFERVALLLKDQTSYPPTHYIRRVPQRKIHYFTGLQVVQLLLLCAFGMSNLPYMKMIFPLIMIVMIPIRYNLLPRIIEAKYLDVMDAEH; from the exons ATGTCGCCCCCCGGTGACCCCAGGCGTGTGCGGTTGGGGGCGACTGCACGTGTGATAGGTGTTGATGGCCCCTGGGTGCGAAGAAAGAGTAGGAGGCGCCGCGATGTGCCGCCAGGAAGGCCCCCGCCCAGGTGCTGGGCTTGGCCGCGAAACAGCGCGAGCGGGAGGCCAGGGAGGCCGGCTGCTACAAGGAGGGTGGAGGGACGGGCCCCCTCCCAACAGTCTCGGCGGCCTGTGCTGAGTAGCAAAAGCAGCGAATCCTGCGAGG AGTCCTCTTCCGAAATGTCCCAGAATGGATTCGTTGAGGATGTAGTAG CCGAGAGTGAGTCGCCGGGCGGCTGCGGGCTCCTACACACCTCCCGCAAG TACCTGAAGTTAAAGAACTTTGAGGAAGAGGTACGTGCACACCGGGACCTTGACGGCTTCCTGGCACGGGCCAGCATCATCCTGAACGAGACGGCTACCTCGCTGGATGATGTGCTGCGGGCCATGCTGTCCCGCTTAGCCCACGACCCCCACAACACCGAGCCCGACTGCAATTTGCGCCTGTTCATGGCCATGCTCTTCACGGATGCCGGGGCTCCCATGGAGGGTAAAG CCCACCTGCTGTCAGACACCATCCAAGGGGTCACTGCCACGGCCACAGGGGTGCAATACCAGCAGTCCTGGATCTGCATCAT CTGTACCTCCAAGGCCCTGCAGAAGCGGCACGTGTGCATCAGCCGGCTGGTTCGCCCACAGAACTGGGGGGAGAACTCGTGTGAGGTGCGATTCGTCATCCTGGTGCTGGCCCCGCCCAAGATG AAAAGCACCAAGACTGCAGCTGAGGTGGGGCGCACATTCGCCACCATGTTCTTGGACATCACCTTCCGCCAGAAGCTCCTGAACACCCGCACGGAGGAAGAATTCAAGGAGGCTCTGGTGCATCAGAGACAGCTGCTCACCATGGAGAGGCAGCGTTCATCCATCGGGACAAAGGGTTACATGAACTCCATCAGCATACACAAATCCCCACAG CCCCCGAAGCAAAAGGACTTTCTCCCTATGGGGAAGGGCATCCGGGAGGACATTGCCCGCAGATTCCCTGTGTACCCACTGGACTTCACTGACG GCATTATCGGCAAAAATAAGGCTGTGGGCAAATACATCACCACCACCCTGTTCCTCTACTTTGCCTGCCTCCTGCCTACCATCGCTTTTGGGTCCCTCAACGATGAGAACACGAACGGGGCCATCG ATGTGCAGAAAACCATAGCAGGGCAGAGCATTGGAGGCCTCTTGTACGCACTCTTCTCTGGGCAGCCGCTGGTGGTACTGCTGACCACTGCGCCCCTGGCCCTCTACATCCAAG TAATTTCTGGCATCTGTGACGACTACGATCTGGACTTCAACACCTTCTACGCGTGGACGGGCCTGTGGAACAGTTTCTTTCTCGCGCTTTATTCCCTCTTCAACCTCAGCCTGCTCATGAGTCTCTTCAAGAG GTCAACAGAAGAGATCATTGCCCTGTTCATTTCCATCACGTTCATGCTGGATGCTGTCAAGGGCATGGTTAAAA TCTTCCAGAAGTACTACTATGACAACTTTGGGAACCACCATGAAGACAGCACTTCTATGGTGAGCCTGCTGGACCTCGGCACCAGCCTCAACACCAGCCTCAACACCAGCCTCCACACCGCCCTCAACACCAGCCTCCTGGCGAGCCCCCTGGAGTTCACCTCCGTAAGCGGCCCTGGTACTGAGCACCCGGGCCGGGAGACTGCTGTACTGAGCCTCCTGATCATGCTGGGCACGCTGTGGCTGAGCTACACCCTCTACCAGTTCAAGAAGAG CCCCTACCTGCACCCCTACATGAGGGAGATCCTGTCAGACTGTGCCTTGCCCATCTCGGTGCTCACCTTCTCCCTCATCTGCTCCTACGGCTTCCGGGAAATTAAAA TGAGCCAGTTCCGCTACAACCCCAGCAAGAGCCTGTTTGAGGTAGCCGAGATGCACTCCCTGTCCCTGGGCGCCGTCACCAGTGCCATGGGCCTGGGCTTCCTGCTCTCCTTGCTCTTCTTCATTGAGCAGAACCTGGTGGCTGCCTTGGCTAATGCCCCAGAGAACAG GCTGGTGAAGGGCACCGCCTACCACTGGGACCTCCTGCTCATCGCCATCATCAACAGTGGGCTGTCTCTGTTTGGGCTGCCCTGGATCCATGCCGcctacccccactccccactgcaCGTGCGGGCATTGGCCATGGTGGAGGAGCGTGTGGAGAACGGGCACATTTACGAGAC GATCGTGAATGTGAAGGAGACACGGCTGACTACGCTGGGTGCCAGCATCCTGGTGGGCTtctccctcctgctgctgcccttccccctgcagTGGATCCCCAAGCCGGTGCTCTACGGCCTCTTCCTCTACATCGCGCTCACCTCCATTGACGGTAACCAGCTCTTTGAGCGCGTGGCCCTGCTGCTCAAGGACCAG ACCTCGTACCCGCCCACCCACTACATCCGGAGGGTGCCCCAGCGGAAGATCCACTACTTCACGGGCCTGCAGGTCGTGCAGCTGCTGCTGCTCTGTGCCTTTGGCATGAGCAACCTGCCCTACATGAAGATGATCTTCCCCCTCATCATGATCGTCATGATCCCCATCCG CTACAACCTGCTGCCCCGAATCATTGAAGCCAAGTACCTGGACGTCATGGATGCTGAACACTGA